The following nucleotide sequence is from Anopheles stephensi strain Indian chromosome 3, UCI_ANSTEP_V1.0, whole genome shotgun sequence.
ATCGCTGGATGCTGGCTATTCTTGGAAGGTTGGAAAAAGTATTTCGCGTGCTCGCAAGTTCGAAACCGCCGTGCGATGGCAAAGAATTGGCTTGCTAGGACGAAGAAAAAGTTCCTCCGGCTTCATCCGGCGTGGCGCGTGTACGTAATCTTGCTCGGGCTGCTGGTACTGTACAACGAGGTGCTGATCTACGTGTTGCAGAAGTTGAAATGGTCTAATATTTATTGTAAAGAAGGTACGTATCATGGTGCGGTTTGACGCTACGCAACGTTGAATAGTAACCCGATTCCTCCCGCCAGCTGGCTGTGTGAAGATCCTGCTCGTAGCGGATCCGCAAATTCTCGGCAAAACGTACGACACACATTTCTACGCCGGGTTGGCCAACTACGATTCCGATCGTTATCTGGCCTGGTACTACGAACAGGCGGTCGAGCATGTGCAACCGGACGTGATCATTTTTCTGGGCGATCTGATGGACGAAGGTACCGACTCGACGGAAATTCATTTCGAGGAGTACTACACCCGCTTCGGAGCGATCTTCCCAACCCACCCGACCGCGAAGGTGATCTACATCCCCGGCGATAACGATATCGGTGGTGATGGGAGGCAACCGTTGAATCCGATTGCGAAGCGACGCTTCCGGCAGTATTTCTCCGAGCGACCGGCCTGGGTGATCAACGATAATCTAACGATCTACAATATCAATCGGATTACGCTGGAGATGACGTTGAACGATCCGCGCATGCTCGACAGCACCGGGACGGATGTTTCCGATCGCTATTTGCGCATCTTTGTTAGCCACATACCGGTGCTGGATGTTCCGTCCAGCTTCACCTACACTGCGATCCATAATCTGAAACCGAACGTGATCTTTTCGGCCCATTTGCACGTTTCGCAGTTTGCCCGAATACATCGGAGTCGGCTGAAAACGGTCCGGTACAGGCCGTTGAGCCAGGACAAGAAGACGGCCTATAAGGTGCATTCGTTCGATCTGAGCTACCATCAGGATACGCAGGAGTTGCTAGAAATAATCGTGCCCACCTGTTCGTATCGGATGAGTGTGCCGGACATTGGGTACGGATATGCAGCGATCGGTAAGAGTTATAAGTTTACGCTTCAATCAAGTGCATTTCGTTAAGCCTCTTTTCCCACACACAGATGGCACCACGCTCAAGTATACCGTGCTCTGGACGACGCGGCGCTTCTATCAACTGATCTCGTACGTAGTGATACTGGCCGTCCCGGTCGTGTTGGGCTTGCTGTACGTGTTTTACAAATTCCTCCGAGAACACTGCAACTGCCGGTCGAGATACGAACGCTTGCCGAAATAAGGGCCAACGGTAAGTGAGCTGATGTGATGCGATGCAATAATTGCGGCAAATGTACTTGTGCAATCGTGGAGCCAGTGGCGCAATAAAGAAGACAACGATAAAGCAATGTTTTCTAAAAATACGAAAGCATTTTTagatttttataatatttcgTTAAAGTAATGATGTCGCCTGTTTGCTGCAATCgtacattttatttcatcCCGTAGTGATCATTAGCTGCCTTTGCAAGGCATTATCGTTCCGTTGCCAAGCGCTGTCGGGCGAGCTAGGGAGAAACTCAATGTCCAGCGGACAGAAGGGTATTTCGCGCGGGTAGGTATTACACTCTaccttgttttgtttcaaaatcAGCTCCACCAATCCCTTCGGATGCTTTTGCTCGTGAAATGTGATCAGCGATATTTGATTGCCCGCCAAATCCAGCCTCGTTAGATTGTCCATATCACCGAACGCGTCCATACTAACGCTCGTCAGCTTGTTGTGGCTGATGCTGATGTAGGAAAGGTTCGGCATGTGATGCATGCAGCTAGGGACCCGGGAAAGCTCATTCGATTCGAGCGATAGCAGTCGGAAGGTTGGAATCGGTTTCCACTGGCAAAAGTCCAGCGTTTTTAGACGATTGTGCGAGAGCAGAAGGCTGGAGAGAATCTCACCATCGTATCGACCCACGAGCAGCTCTATTTTGTTGTGCGACAGATCGACATGCTCGAACCACGCCAGAGGCGCAAGTACCTCGAGATTAATGATTCTAAGCTGATTGTTGTTGAGATTCAGCAAGCGCAGCTTTCGCCGCTCACTCCCGGCTAGTGTGCTCGTGATGGTTCGGATCTTGTTATGCGAAAGCACTATCGTCTCCATCTGTCGTAACCAGTCCAGCAAGTCCAGGTCCAAGTGCTGGATGAAGGATTGCTGTAGCTTGATAACTGCCAGGTTTTGCAGATGATATATCGAGGCCGGTATCTGCTGCAGCTTGCTCGCTACGATCGTCAGCACATGGAGGGCATCGTTGGGCTGGAACTCCAGCGAACTGAGCAGCGTTTTCATGACGACCAGCCGTTGAAGCGTGCAGTTGGCTGGTAAAGCGATCCTCTGCAACGTGCTTGAGTCGGTGATTAGTAAAGACTCTACGGAGGCTGGAAAGTGCTTGATGATAGTGCTATCGACCGTTGCGATGTCGAGATGTCTAAACTGTATCCCCGTCAGGTCGCTTGATGCGGTGTCTGATGCACTAAGGTTCGCTGGCTTTCCATTGAAGTGTGTGATGATACAGATGTACTCAGCGGTGTCTTCACAGGCCCACTGGAACTGAGCCATAGCAGAGAACGGAGCCGTGTCGAGTGACAGTAGgcaaaacagcagcaggagcTCGAAACTGAACACAAACACGGGAGCCCGAGAGATGGCAAGTGCTAGAGCACGCAAACTTACCTTCATTGTTGCGCCAATGTTTGCAGAACTCCCTCATATaatgccttttttgttgcgatTGCTCCGTGAATGTCCGAGAACCTCTATTTTGAAGTAATGTGAATATAATTTCTAATAACTGATTTAGCGGACAAACCTGACGCCTCAAAGCTTGTCATTTCTGTTCCATTACTCCATTATTTGGTCTCTAGGTGTCAATTACTAGTTGCTTTTGAAGCGTATTATCATTTCGCGCCCAGCAACTCTGCGCTTGACTCGGGTGGAACTCGATGTCCAGTGCACAAAATGGCATGTCGGTCGGCTGCCCACATTCTATTTTATTCTTGCTCAATATCAATCTCCTGAGCCGGGTGGGATATTTCTCCTCGCGGAAGCTAATCAGCGCAATGCGGTTTGCCGATAAATCCAAACACACCAACCTGTCCATATCACCGAAAGCGTCCATGTGTACGTTCCGAAGCATATTGTTGCTCAGATTAATGTAGAAGACGGCGGGTAGACGAGCCAGACAATTCGGGACACGCGAAAGTTCGTTCGAATTAAGAAATAGCACACCCAGACTGGGAATCCGCTGCCATTGACAAAAGTCAAGCGTTTTGAGCCGATTGTTGGAAAGATCTAGCTTGTAGAGATGATCGCTAGAGAATCGACCAACCAACAGCTCTATTTTGTTGTGCGATAGATCCACGTGCTTAAACCAACCGAGCGGCGCAAGTACTTCGAGGTTCAGGATTCTGAGCTGATTGTTACTTACGTTCAGCAGGAAGAGGTTGCGTCTATGCTCGCTGCCGAGGGTGGTCGTGATCGTATGAAGACTGTTGTCTGTAAGATCCAACGAGTCTAACGAACGACACCACTGTATCAGGTCCAGATTAAGCTGTTGAATGTTGGAACGTTTCAGCTGCAGGGAAGCCAAATTGCTCAAACTCTTAAGCGACGGCGGCAGCTCCTTCAGATTACTGACGCTGATCCACAGCTCCGTAATGGCTTCGTTCGCTTGGAAGTGTATCCAGTGGAGCTGTGTTTTTCTAACTTCAAGCTGCTTGGCGGTGAAACTGCTGGGCACAATGATCTGCAGCAATGCTCGCGAATCCACGATGTTCACCTGCACGACAGAGTTTCCAAAGCAGTTGAAAACCGACTGATCGATTGCTGAAGTTTCGAGGTGACGAAGCTGTACAAACACAACACCTGCAGGCAGTTTGGCACGGAACGAGCTGAGGTTCGTCCTTGCCGGATTGAGATGCTCGATGAAGCACTGGTTGGTGATGTTTCCTTCGCAAACCATGCGATAACCGAGTGCTGTCGATGTGAGTATGG
It contains:
- the LOC118514021 gene encoding protein flightless-1-like; this encodes MKFQWACEDTAEYICIITHFNGKPANLSASDTASSDLTGIQFRHLDIATVDSTIIKHFPASVESLLITDSSTLQRIALPANCTLQRLVVMKTLLSSLEFQPNDALHVLTIVASKLQQIPASIYHLQNLAVIKLQQSFIQHLDLDLLDWLRQMETIVLSHNKIRTITSTLAGSERRKLRLLNLNNNQLRIINLEVLAPLAWFEHVDLSHNKIELLVGRYDGEILSSLLLSHNRLKTLDFCQWKPIPTFRLLSLESNELSRVPSCMHHMPNLSYISISHNKLTSVSMDAFGDMDNLTRLDLAGNQISLITFHEQKHPKGLVELILKQNKVECNTYPREIPFCPLDIEFLPSSPDSAWQRNDNALQRQLMITTG
- the LOC118510062 gene encoding insulin-like growth factor-binding protein complex acid labile subunit — its product is MVCEGNITNQCFIEHLNPARTNLSSFRAKLPAGVVFVQLRHLETSAIDQSVFNCFGNSVVQVNIVDSRALLQIIVPSSFTAKQLEVRKTQLHWIHFQANEAITELWISVSNLKELPPSLKSLSNLASLQLKRSNIQQLNLDLIQWCRSLDSLDLTDNSLHTITTTLGSEHRRNLFLLNVSNNQLRILNLEVLAPLGWFKHVDLSHNKIELLVGRFSSDHLYKLDLSNNRLKTLDFCQWQRIPSLGVLFLNSNELSRVPNCLARLPAVFYINLSNNMLRNVHMDAFGDMDRLVCLDLSANRIALISFREEKYPTRLRRLILSKNKIECGQPTDMPFCALDIEFHPSQAQSCWARNDNTLQKQLVIDT
- the LOC118514019 gene encoding cell division control protein 1-like, with protein sequence MAKNWLARTKKKFLRLHPAWRVYVILLGLLVLYNEVLIYVLQKLKWSNIYCKEAGCVKILLVADPQILGKTYDTHFYAGLANYDSDRYLAWYYEQAVEHVQPDVIIFLGDLMDEGTDSTEIHFEEYYTRFGAIFPTHPTAKVIYIPGDNDIGGDGRQPLNPIAKRRFRQYFSERPAWVINDNLTIYNINRITLEMTLNDPRMLDSTGTDVSDRYLRIFVSHIPVLDVPSSFTYTAIHNLKPNVIFSAHLHVSQFARIHRSRLKTVRYRPLSQDKKTAYKVHSFDLSYHQDTQELLEIIVPTCSYRMSVPDIGYGYAAIDGTTLKYTVLWTTRRFYQLISYVVILAVPVVLGLLYVFYKFLREHCNCRSRYERLPK